The genomic region AATCCCTATCCATCAGAGACTGTAAAATTTCTGTGTGTACGGCTTCCACCTGTCCGACCTGGCCAAGCTCTGTTTCCTCTACCTGTCTTGCCTGGATGAGGTTGCCGTCCACTCCGCTTATGCCTGCTGCCTGGCCGCCTGCCTGTTTGATACTTTGGACGACTTGTTTATTCACCTTTCCGCTTAGCACCATTTCAACAACATCCAAAACCTCATCTGTTGTTTTTCTCATTCCATTGACAAACGTGGTTTCCACCGCTAATTGTGTGAGCATCTCTGTAATCAGCGGTCCTCCGCCATGAACAATCACAGGCAGCCATTGTCCACTTTTATGCAGCTTCACAATATCCTGATAAAATGCAGGAGGGAGCTCCTCCAGAACGCTCCCTCCAAACTTGATTACTAAAGGCTTCATATGCGTCACCACCTACGTCCGATATGAGGCATTGATTCGTACATAATCATAGGATAAATCACAGCCCCATGCATTTCCTTTCCCTGTACCCTCATGAAAATCAACAAACAGGGTGACATGCTCCTTCTGCAATTCTTCACATGCTTTATCCTCATCGTAGGGCAGTGGAAGTCCGTTTTCCACAACCTTTACCGAGCCGATGGAAACGGTTAAGTCATTCGGATTCAAAGGCGCATCACTGTAGCCAACCGAGCAGACAATGCGTCCCCAATTTGGATCTTCGCCATGTACAGCCGTTTTAACCAGGTTGGAGGAAATGACACTTTTCGCAATCTGACGGGCTGCCTTATCGCTTTCAACTCCACTCACCTGAACCTCAATCAGCTTTGTTGCACCCTCACCATCTCTGGCAATCTGTTTGGCCAGTGATTCGCAGACAAACCGGAGCCCCTCCAAAAAGCTTTCCCAGCCCCTATGATCCTTTGTCAGACGTTCATTCTGAGCCAGACCATTGGCCAGCACCAGGACCATATCATTGGTACTCGTATCGCCATCGACCGAAATACAGTTAAAGGTTTGATCTGTGACCTGTTTTAAGGCGGCATGTAAATCCTGTTGATCGATACTGGCATCTGTCGTAATAAAGCTGAGCATGGTTGCCATGTTAGGGTGAATCATACCGGACCCTTTTGCCGCGCCGCCAATCGTTACGGTTTTCCCGTCAATATTCATCTGAACCGCTACATGTTTCGTAAAGGTATCCGTAGTCAGTATCGCTTTTTCAAAGTGATCCGGTTCATTCTGCTGCAGAGCCGATGGAATTTGCTGTATGCCCTGATTGATTTTCTCCATTGGCAAAAGCTCACCTATAACTCCGGTTGAAACGACCGCCGCATGATGCTCTTTTATATCTAAGGAATCGGTAAACGTTTTGCGCATTTCATAGGCATCCTGAAGCCCCTGTTCACCTGTGCAGGTGTTTGCCTTGCCTGAGTTGACGATAATTCCCTGGAGCTTTCCTTCCCTGGCGATACTATCCTGGGTGACCACTAATGGAGCACCCTGGAACCGATTCGTCGTATATACGCCTGCAGCCTCGGCCGGAACTTCCGAATACAGCCAGCCCAGGTCTTTTCGTTTAAATTTTACTCCACAATGCATTCCGCCGGCAGTATAGCCTTTGGGTGTGGTTACGGACCCTGCTTCTAAAACATGTAAATCATCCAACTTTTCAGCTGCCTGATAAAATGTACTCAACCGTTCTCTCTCCTTTCCTATTCATCTTTGTTTTATTTTTTTAAGGATAAACCGGAGAATGCCGGAGTCCAGCATCCACATCCCAGCCATTTATCAGATTCATATTCTGAACCGCCTGACCGGATGCGCCTTTGACGACATTATCGATGACGGACACAATGGTTACTTTCCCGGTCCGTTCATCCACGGTTACACCAAGGTCACAGTAGTTTGAGCCATAGACCTCCTTAGTGGAAGGCCAGGTTCCTTCAGGGCGCACCCGGACAAATGGGGTGCTGTCATAATACGCTTCAAAGGCTTGAATGATCTCTTTTGCCGAACAGGCTTCCTGTAAATCGGCATAAATGGTACACATAATCCCACGTGTCATCGGAATAAGATGAGTCGAAAATGTGACCTGAATGGGTGCTTCGTTGACTTCTGTTAACACCTGCTCCATTTCAGGGATATGCTGATGCTGGCCAAGTTTATAGGCTTTCACATTTTCATTGACTTCTCCAAATAAGGTTGTAAGGTAAGGCTTACGTCCAGCACCGGAAGCACCGGATTTGCCATCAATAATAATCGATTGCGGGGAAATACATTTCTTCTCCACTAAAGGAATAAGGCCAAGTAAAGCAGCCGTCGCATAGCATCCGGGGTTGGCGATCACGCGTGCACGTCTGACTTTTTCCGGATAGACATCAGCCAATCCGTACGTCACTTCCTGCAGGTAAGCCGGATTTGTGTGCTCAGCATTGTACCATTGCTGATAGACGTCCGGGTCCTTCAGGCGAAAATCTCCGGAAAGATCGATACACTGGATACCTTTCTCTGCGAAAGCGGGCAGCCAGTCCTTGCTCACCCGGGCCGGTGTAGCAAAAAAGATCAGGTCCACCTGGCTTGCCACCTTGTCTGTGTCCAATGTTTCCAGTTGCTCTTCGTAAATGGCCTGCAAATGCGGATACAGTTCTGTGATGGGTGTTCCACTTGTTGAATGCGAGACAATGAGGTTCAGTGTGACATGTGGATGTTCATGAAGCAGTCGTATCAGTTCAATTCCGCTGTAGCCATTTGCACCAATTATTCCAACCCTCAAAATGCTCACTCCCAGAATTTTTATTTTTCGGATAATTATACATTCTTATTAATATTTATGCAATGGGTTTTTGTGATTTTTCTAAAAATTCGGGACTGTCCCCGGTTGTTTTAAAGCGTTAATGTGCTAAAGTGCAGGGCGTCAAAAAATCCTCTACGGTTTTTCCGTAGAGGATTCATGGCTTACTTTTATAGTGATTGTTGTTCACCAGTTCCTTCAAGGTTTCTCTTTTTCCTACTGGAGATAGTCCCCACAACGAAGATAGCGATAAGAATCACTACGACAACCAGGGCGAACAATATAGTTGAAGAGAACAGCTGAATTGGATAGCCCAGTGCTACACCAATTACTCCAAAGTCAGCATCTCCAAAAGTAGTACCTTCAAATCCAAGAGAACCTAACACTGGAAGCAAAATGGCTGGCAGGAAGCTGATTAATACACCATTCGCCATGGAACCAAAGATTGCTCCTTTACGTCCGCCTGTTGCATTACCAAATACACCTGCAGCCGCACCTGTGAAAAAGTGTGGAACTAACCCTGGTACGATAACTCTCAAGCCTAGTACAGGTAGAATAAACATACTGATTAATCCTGCAATAAAGCTAAAGATAAAACCAATAACAACTGCATTATTCGCAAATGGGAAAACGGCAGGACAGTCAAGAGCCGGAATAGCATTTGGTACGATTTTGTCAGCAATACCTTTAAATGCCGGAACAATTTCAGCTAAGATCATACGCACACCGGCTAAAATTACATATACACCTGCAGCAAATGTAATCGCTTGAATAAGTGAAAATACCAGGAAGTTGGTACCCCCACTAAGCTCTCCTTCAATAAATGTAGGTCCGGCAAATAAAGCAACAACGAAGAACAGAATAGCCATTGTCAAAGACACGGAAACCGAAGTATCCCGTAGAAATCCGAGTGATTTTGGAACTTTTAGCTCTTCTGTAGATTTCGAATTCTTCCCTACTGCATTCCCTACAGCACCTGCTACTAAATAACCAAAAGAACCAAAGTGACCGACAGCGAAATCATCTGACCCTGTAATTTTACGGGTGAATGGCTGTAGCATAGCCGGCATAAGTACCATTAAAGAACCTAATATAAAGGAACCCAGAACGACTAGTAAAGTGCCATCTATACCACCAGTCATCAAAATTACAGCTACTAAACAAGCCATAAACATCGTATGATGACCGGTCAGGAAAATATACTTAAAAGGAGTCAGACGTGCTAAAACAATATTAAATAACATTCCAAATAACATTATCATTGCTGTTTCAGTACCAAATGCATCCTGTGCCAGCGCAACGATCGCTTCATTGTTTGGAATAACTCCCTCTAAGTTGAAAGCCTGGTCAAACATGCTGCTGAAATGACCCAGGGAACCCGTAATAACACCGGCCCCCACATCAAGTATGACAAACCCCATGATGGTTTTTAAGGTACCAGAAACAACATCGGCTACCGGCTTTTTTTGTAATAGGAGACCAAAGAAAGCAAATAGTCCAACAAGTATAGAAGGAGTCCCTAAAATATCTTTCATAATTATATCAATCATAGCAATTATTCCTCCTTAAAGTGCTGTTCGAGCGCTTCTTTTAATTCTTTTTGGTCCATTAAATTGTTTAGCTTAATTACGTTTCTGGTTCCGTCATCCAACGCTTCTATAATTTCATTTGATCCTAAGAAATAATCTGCTTTCTCTGTTTTACTTGTTGTTAAATCCGTATGGGACACATCTGCTTCTACTCCCATTTCTTTCAAAATCTTTTTCACATTCATTTCTACTATAAAACTGCTTCCTAAGCCATTACCACAAACAACTAGAATTTTACTCATTGGTTCTCCCCCTCTTCATTTGAATATTTATCAACCAGATCAATGACTTCATCTTTACTTGAAGCATTAATCAAGTAATCAACATTACTCTCCTCAGAAAGCATATTCGTCAGCTGAGATAGCGCCTTTAAATGCGTTTCATTATCAACAGCTGCTAATACAAATAATAGATTGGCTTTGTGCTTTTCCTGTTCAGAAAAAGAGACACTATTTTTTAATCGGAGCATGCTAAGGCCAACCTGGTTTACGCCATTTTCAGGACGAGAATGCGGGATTGCAATTCTTGGTGCGATTACTATATATGGACCCAGATTTTTAACATCTGAGATCATAGCGTTCACATATTCACTGCTGATACGGTTTTCTTTAAGCAATGGCTCAGCCGCTATTTCAATAGCCTTTTCCCAATTTGAAACGCTGTCTTTCATCTGAATCATATCTACTGTTAACAAATCCTTTAGCATGGGCTTTCCAAACTCCTTTAGCTCCTCTTTGCTATCTAAGTTAAAATACTTTGTCAAATCATGAAAAAGAGCTGCTTCATCTGAAATGGTTGCATGTTTTTTTACTAAATTTATTAATTCGGAAATGGAATTTGCATCTTCTACATCATGATTTGTGCTTAACAAATTAAATTGCCTTAAAATATATTCTTTTTCTTTTTCATTTAATATTGGATTAATCACAAAAACAGGTACCGATGATGAACTTTGAATAGGCGCTGTAGAGAAGATCACATCTACATCTGAACAGCTTTGCTGATGAAATTGTCTAACCGAAACATTGTCTACAATATCAATGGATGAGATTAACTCTTCCAGTTGTACACGCAGTATATTAGATGTGCCAACCCCATTCTCACAGACAATTAAGGCCCTTTTTCTCGGCTTTGGCCTTTTCCCTTCCCTCTTAAGCCATCCGCCAAAATGGATAGTCATATAGGCTATTTCCTGTACCCCAACTGATTTATTAAGGAGTGCTTCTAAGTGAGAAGTGACTTTAGCTGTTAATTTATATACCTCTGGATACTCTTCCTGCACGGATTCTGTTAAATTATTATGAATTTCGACATCATACTTAATCCGATAATAGGCAGGTTTAAGATGAGTAAATAAGGTTTCTTCCAATTCGTTTCTTTGCCGAAGCATTACACAAGCATACTTCTGAAAATCTGTCACCATTTTCGTAATAACTTTTTTCAGTTCCATCATTTCTTCCGTTTTTGCTTCGTTATAATCAGAGTGGTTTACACGTGAACCCAGCAGATTCATTGTGAGAAAGTAGATCTCATCTTCTGGCAGATTCACACCTTCAGCCTTTAACTGCCCGGATATCCAGTATGCTGCCTCGAACTCTTTGGTTTCCCGGAGTACTTCCTTTTCAGATTCTTCGACAGAAACACGGTTCCCCTGCTCAATCCTCTGCTGCAGTATGAGCAATTGGATAGCCAGAAAGTGCAAGGTTTCATCGGTTAGTTCATTACCCAAAAATGTCTCAGCATTCAAAATCACCGTTTTCATTTGATTTAAATGATGCTGATTAAAATAACGAAGATTCTTAGATTCTATTGATGAAATCTGATTAATATTGAGCAAAATATCATTCCACTTATCTTTAGAAATAAGCTTTGTTGCGTAATGCACCAATGCACTTCGCTTTGTCGATTCTTTTCCTTCAATAATATAACCATCTGTGTGTTGGTAGATTAAGGTAAGAGACCATTCACCTAACTCTTTTTTCAACAAATTTAAATCACTAAAAACAGTTCCTCTGCTTACCCGGGTCATGGACATAAAATCTTTTACAAACAGAGGTTGCGAATCTGTCATTATTTTCACAGTCAGTAATGCTAACCGCTCGTCTTTAGTATGAAAGTACTGCCATTCATCCAGCTCATTAATCAGTTTGGGAATTTCTGACTTTACAGATTTTTTTAAATAAAAACCTGTTCCTTTTTGCTGCTGAATCTTTTCCAATTGGTGTTCCCTTAACCAAGCATTAATCTTCTTCAAATCATAATAAACGGTTCTTCTGGAAATTCCGACTTTTTTGGATAGTTCCTGAACCGTATAAAAATCATCTCTGTCCAAAAACAGGTTTAAAATAT from Virgibacillus sp. MSP4-1 harbors:
- the argC gene encoding N-acetyl-gamma-glutamyl-phosphate reductase, translated to MLRVGIIGANGYSGIELIRLLHEHPHVTLNLIVSHSTSGTPITELYPHLQAIYEEQLETLDTDKVASQVDLIFFATPARVSKDWLPAFAEKGIQCIDLSGDFRLKDPDVYQQWYNAEHTNPAYLQEVTYGLADVYPEKVRRARVIANPGCYATAALLGLIPLVEKKCISPQSIIIDGKSGASGAGRKPYLTTLFGEVNENVKAYKLGQHQHIPEMEQVLTEVNEAPIQVTFSTHLIPMTRGIMCTIYADLQEACSAKEIIQAFEAYYDSTPFVRVRPEGTWPSTKEVYGSNYCDLGVTVDERTGKVTIVSVIDNVVKGASGQAVQNMNLINGWDVDAGLRHSPVYP
- a CDS encoding PTS ascorbate transporter subunit IIC; this translates as MIDIIMKDILGTPSILVGLFAFFGLLLQKKPVADVVSGTLKTIMGFVILDVGAGVITGSLGHFSSMFDQAFNLEGVIPNNEAIVALAQDAFGTETAMIMLFGMLFNIVLARLTPFKYIFLTGHHTMFMACLVAVILMTGGIDGTLLVVLGSFILGSLMVLMPAMLQPFTRKITGSDDFAVGHFGSFGYLVAGAVGNAVGKNSKSTEELKVPKSLGFLRDTSVSVSLTMAILFFVVALFAGPTFIEGELSGGTNFLVFSLIQAITFAAGVYVILAGVRMILAEIVPAFKGIADKIVPNAIPALDCPAVFPFANNAVVIGFIFSFIAGLISMFILPVLGLRVIVPGLVPHFFTGAAAGVFGNATGGRKGAIFGSMANGVLISFLPAILLPVLGSLGFEGTTFGDADFGVIGVALGYPIQLFSSTILFALVVVVILIAIFVVGTISSRKKRNLEGTGEQQSL
- a CDS encoding PTS sugar transporter subunit IIB gives rise to the protein MSKILVVCGNGLGSSFIVEMNVKKILKEMGVEADVSHTDLTTSKTEKADYFLGSNEIIEALDDGTRNVIKLNNLMDQKELKEALEQHFKEE
- the argJ gene encoding bifunctional ornithine acetyltransferase/N-acetylglutamate synthase, with protein sequence MSTFYQAAEKLDDLHVLEAGSVTTPKGYTAGGMHCGVKFKRKDLGWLYSEVPAEAAGVYTTNRFQGAPLVVTQDSIAREGKLQGIIVNSGKANTCTGEQGLQDAYEMRKTFTDSLDIKEHHAAVVSTGVIGELLPMEKINQGIQQIPSALQQNEPDHFEKAILTTDTFTKHVAVQMNIDGKTVTIGGAAKGSGMIHPNMATMLSFITTDASIDQQDLHAALKQVTDQTFNCISVDGDTSTNDMVLVLANGLAQNERLTKDHRGWESFLEGLRFVCESLAKQIARDGEGATKLIEVQVSGVESDKAARQIAKSVISSNLVKTAVHGEDPNWGRIVCSVGYSDAPLNPNDLTVSIGSVKVVENGLPLPYDEDKACEELQKEHVTLFVDFHEGTGKGNAWGCDLSYDYVRINASYRT
- the argB gene encoding acetylglutamate kinase, whose protein sequence is MKPLVIKFGGSVLEELPPAFYQDIVKLHKSGQWLPVIVHGGGPLITEMLTQLAVETTFVNGMRKTTDEVLDVVEMVLSGKVNKQVVQSIKQAGGQAAGISGVDGNLIQARQVEETELGQVGQVEAVHTEILQSLMDRDFIPVISPLGAGLNGERYNINGDVAAAAMAKALGGSLCFVSNIPGIYRAENGVKKVLPRITEPEAKEMITDGVIKEGMIPKIQSALDALTYKVPEVVILDGTEKGSLISFSKGHSVGTQVVL
- a CDS encoding BglG family transcription antiterminator, which encodes MTLDKRSVHILNLFLDRDDFYTVQELSKKVGISRRTVYYDLKKINAWLREHQLEKIQQQKGTGFYLKKSVKSEIPKLINELDEWQYFHTKDERLALLTVKIMTDSQPLFVKDFMSMTRVSRGTVFSDLNLLKKELGEWSLTLIYQHTDGYIIEGKESTKRSALVHYATKLISKDKWNDILLNINQISSIESKNLRYFNQHHLNQMKTVILNAETFLGNELTDETLHFLAIQLLILQQRIEQGNRVSVEESEKEVLRETKEFEAAYWISGQLKAEGVNLPEDEIYFLTMNLLGSRVNHSDYNEAKTEEMMELKKVITKMVTDFQKYACVMLRQRNELEETLFTHLKPAYYRIKYDVEIHNNLTESVQEEYPEVYKLTAKVTSHLEALLNKSVGVQEIAYMTIHFGGWLKREGKRPKPRKRALIVCENGVGTSNILRVQLEELISSIDIVDNVSVRQFHQQSCSDVDVIFSTAPIQSSSSVPVFVINPILNEKEKEYILRQFNLLSTNHDVEDANSISELINLVKKHATISDEAALFHDLTKYFNLDSKEELKEFGKPMLKDLLTVDMIQMKDSVSNWEKAIEIAAEPLLKENRISSEYVNAMISDVKNLGPYIVIAPRIAIPHSRPENGVNQVGLSMLRLKNSVSFSEQEKHKANLLFVLAAVDNETHLKALSQLTNMLSEESNVDYLINASSKDEVIDLVDKYSNEEGENQ